In Myxococcus xanthus, the genomic window CGGGCTGGCCATGGATGAGCTGAATCTGGGCAACGTCCACTTCGGCACCGGCCGCAGGCAGGTCTCCCCGTCCGTCTTCCTGGCAGAGGCCGAGCTGACGACGCTCCAGCAGTTGGCCGACCAGGGCGTCCGGGTGGCGGCCCGCGCGGTGCCCGCCGAGAAGCCCGTGGACCTGCCGGACCTCCGCGAGCGGTGGGCGAAGGCCGGGTGAGCGCGTGAGCGTCGTCTGGACCCAGGTGGCGCTTGCGGGACTGTGGGGCGGACTGGTGGCATTGGAACGCAAGGCGTTCCTCCAGGCCATGATGTCCCGGCCCCTGGTCGCCGCCACGGTCATGGGCGCACTGCTTGATGACGTGGCATCGGGTCTGGCCATTGGCATGCTCCTGGAGCTGTTCTTCCTGGGCACCGCCAACCTGGGGGCCGCGCTGCCGGAGAACGACACCCTGGCGGCCACCGGCACCAGCGCCGCCGCGGCCACGTTGTCCGCGGCCACGGGCGCGGGCTCCACGCCGGCCATCTGGTCGCTCGCCGTGCTGCTCTTCATCGGCCTGGGACGCGTGGGCCGCAAGGGTGACCGGCTGCTGGAGGGCTACACGGCGCGGCTGGCCCGGGTGGCGCTGGCCTCCGCGGAGGCGGGGAACATCACCCGCGCCATGCGGCAGAACCTGTGGGGCATGTGGCCCCACTTCGCCGTGTACGGCTCGCTCACCGCGCTCTGCGCGCTGCTGGGCTTCTTCATCGAACCGCTGCTCCAGGCGCTGCCCCCCGTGGTGGTGCGCGGGCTGGCGTGGGCCTGGCCGGCCATGGCGTCCGTGGCGGCGGCCATCGCGGCGCAGGGCAGCCACGCGCGGCGCGCGCCGCTCTTCGCGGGGCTGGGCGCGGCGGTGGTGACGGCGTCGGTCGTGTGCGTCATCCTCCTGGAGGGCCGATGAGCGCGCCCCCGGCCGCGCTGCCCTTCGGCGTGCTGCTGCGCGTCTTCCTTCGCTCGCTCTTCCTCCAAGCCTCGTGGAACCCCAAGGGCATGCAGAACCTGGGGCTGGCCTACGCCGTCTATCCCGCGCTGGAGGCGCTGTACCCACAGGGGCCCGCGCGCGAGGAGGCGGTGC contains:
- a CDS encoding PTS sugar transporter subunit IIC translates to MSVVWTQVALAGLWGGLVALERKAFLQAMMSRPLVAATVMGALLDDVASGLAIGMLLELFFLGTANLGAALPENDTLAATGTSAAAATLSAATGAGSTPAIWSLAVLLFIGLGRVGRKGDRLLEGYTARLARVALASAEAGNITRAMRQNLWGMWPHFAVYGSLTALCALLGFFIEPLLQALPPVVVRGLAWAWPAMASVAAAIAAQGSHARRAPLFAGLGAAVVTASVVCVILLEGR